Proteins from a single region of Oryza brachyantha chromosome 6, ObraRS2, whole genome shotgun sequence:
- the LOC102707319 gene encoding arginine decarboxylase 1, whose protein sequence is MPALAVDAAAPVAHAFAACDAARFPAPLMGPTAAATATEKPDAAAWSADLSSALYNVDGWGAPYFFVNDDGDVAVRPHGAATLPGQEIDLAKVVAKAAGPRAGGGLGLPLPLLVRFPDVLRHRVEALNAAFDYAVRSTGYGGRYQGVYPVKCNQDRHVVEDIVEFGEPFRFGLEAGSKPELLLAMSCLAARGNPDALLICNGYKDDEYVSLALIARTMGLNTVIVLEQEEELDIVVEASRRLGVRPVVGMRAKLRTKHAGHFGSTSGEKGKFGLNAAQILSVVAKLKTLGMLDCLQLLHFHIGSQIPTTGLLADGVGEAAQIYCELARLGAAMRVIDVGGGLGIDYDGSHSAQTDMSVAYSLEEYAAAVVAAVGRVCDRKGVAHPIICSESGRALVSHHSVLVFEAFSASPPGRIDPATGYLLDELTDDCHADYRNLMAAAVRGDFDTCALYADQLKRRCAEQFKEGVLGLEHLAAVDSLCEIVARGMGAAEPPRTYHINLSVFTSLPDMWAIGQMFPIIPIQRLGERPAVDGVLSDLTCDSDGKVEHFIGGRHSLPLHELPVHGTRGYYLGMFLGGAYQEALGGLHNLFGGPSVVRVSQSDGPHCFAVTRAAAGPSCADVLRSMQHEPEVMFEVLKQRTDGATAAALARAFGAMPYLSFDPEAASMASGESSGMSSDSEGSAAGVAEEDDDEWEFMRGLTV, encoded by the coding sequence ATGCCTGCGCTCGCCGTTGACGCTGCCGCACCTGTGGCGCACGCCTTCGCGGCGTGCGACGCGGCACGCTTCCCCGCGCCGCTGATGGGCCCCACCGCGGCTGCCACGGCGACGGAAAAGCCGGACGCGGCCGCGTGGTCGGCCGACCTGTCGTCCGCGCTGTACAACGTGGACGGCTGGGGGGCACCGTACTTCTTCGTCAACGATGACGGcgacgtcgccgtgcgccCGCACGGCGCCGCCACGCTGCCCGGGCAGGAGATCGACCTCGCCAAGGTGGTGGCCAAGGCCGCCGGCCCTCGCGCCGGAGGCGGGCTGggcctgccgctgccgctcctGGTGCGGTTCCCAGACGTGCTCCGCCACCGCGTGGAAGCCCTCAACGCGGCGTTCGACTACGCCGTGCGCTCCACCGGCTACGGCGGGAGGTACCAGGGCGTGTACCCCGTCAAGTGCAACCAGGACAGGCACGTCGTGGAGGACATTGTGGAGTTCGGCGAGCCGTTCCGCTTCGGCCTGGAGGCCGGCTCCAAGCCGGAGCTGCTGCTCGCGATGAGctgcctcgccgcgcgcggcaACCCGGACGCCCTGCTCATCTGCAACGGCTACAAGGACGACGAGTACGTCTCTCTCGCGCTCATCGCGCGCACCATGGGGCTCAACACGGTCATCGTGctcgagcaggaggaggagctcgacATTGTCGTCGaggccagccgccgcctcggcgtgCGCCCGGTGGTCGGCATGCGCGCTAAGCTGCGCACCAAGCACGCCGGCCACTTCGGCTCCACGTCGGGGGAGAAGGGCAAGTTCGGCCTGAACGCCGCGCAGATTCTCTCCGTCGTCGCCAAGCTCAAGACCCTTGGTATGCTCGACTGCCTCCAGCTCCTGCACTTCCACATTGGCTCCCAGATCCCGACCACCGGCCTGCTCGCCgatggcgtcggcgaggccgcgCAGATCTACTGCGAGCTCGCCCGCCTGGGCGCCGCCATGCGTGTCATCGACGTTGGTGGAGGCCTCGGCATTGACTACGACGGGAGTCACTCGGCGCAGACCGACATGTCCGTGGCATACAGCTTGGAGGAGTACGCGGCGGCCGTGgtggccgccgtcggccgcgtCTGTGACCGCAAGGGGGTCGCGCATCCCATCATCTGCAGCGAGAGTGGCCGCGCGCTGGTGTCGCACCACTCCGTCCTGGTGTTCGAGGCCTTCTCGGCTTCGCCGCCTGGCCGCATTGACCCGGCGACGGGCTACCTCCTCGACGAGCTCACCGACGACTGCCACGCCGACTACCGCAACCTCATGGCCGCGGCGGTGCGCGGCGACTTCGATACCTGCGCTCTCTACGCCGACCAGCTGAAGCGTCGCTGCGCCGAGCAGTTCAAGGAGGGTGTTCTTGGGCTGGAGCACCTCGCCGCGGTTGACAGCCTCTGCGAGATCGTCGCCCGCGGCATgggcgccgccgagccgccgcgcacgTACCACATCAACCTGTCCGTGTTCACCTCCCTGCCGGACATGTGGGCCATCGGCCAGATGTTCCCGATCATCCCGATCCAGCGCCTCGGTGAGCGCCCTGCCGTCGACGGTGTCCTCTCCGACCTCACCTGCGACAGCGACGGCAAGGTCGAGCACTTCATCGGCGGGAGGCACAGCCTGCCTCTGCACGAGCTCCCCGTCCATGGCACCCGCGGCTACTACCTCGGCATGTTCCTCGGCGGCGCCTACCAGGAGGCACTCGGCGGGCTGCACAACCTGTTCGGCGGGCCGAGCGTGGTGCGCGTGTCGCAGAGCGACGGCCCGCACTGCTTCGCCGtcacgcgcgcggcggcgggcccgTCCTGCGCCGACGTGCTCCGCTCGATGCAGCACGAGCCGGAGGTGATGTTCGAGGTCCTCAAGCAGAGAACcgacggcgccaccgccgccgccctcgccagAGCGTTCGGCGCAATGCCGTACCTGTCGTTCGACCCGGAGGCCGCGTCGATGGCCAGCGGGGAGAGCAGCGGCATGAGCAGCGACTCGGAGGGgtcggccgccggcgtggccGAGGAGGACGATGATGAGTGGGAGTTCATGCGCGGGCTCACCGTGTGA